One Qipengyuania gaetbuli genomic region harbors:
- the soxR gene encoding redox-sensitive transcriptional activator SoxR encodes MKANDLLTIGELARRTGLSVSAIRFYEDKGLVAALRTSGNQRRFLRGDIRRLSFILIAQRLGLSLAEIEQAMASLPQGRTPNAADWKTISRTVRERIEAQIAALEKVREDLDGCIGCGCLSLKKCALYNADDRWGESGSGPRVLR; translated from the coding sequence ATGAAAGCGAACGACCTGCTTACGATCGGCGAACTGGCGCGGCGCACCGGCCTGTCTGTCTCGGCCATCCGCTTCTACGAAGACAAGGGGCTAGTCGCGGCGCTACGCACGTCGGGCAACCAGCGGCGTTTCCTGCGCGGTGACATCAGGCGGCTCAGCTTCATCCTCATCGCGCAAAGGCTCGGCCTGTCGCTGGCGGAGATCGAGCAGGCGATGGCCTCGCTACCGCAGGGGCGGACGCCGAATGCGGCGGACTGGAAGACAATCAGCCGCACAGTGCGCGAGCGCATCGAGGCGCAGATCGCGGCGCTGGAGAAGGTCCGCGAAGACCTCGACGGCTGTATCGGCTGCGGCTGTCTCAGCCTGAAGAAATGCGCGCTCTACAATGCGGACGACCGGTGGGGCGAGAGCGGCAGCGGGCCGCGCGTGCTGCGGTAG
- a CDS encoding VOC family protein has protein sequence MPKGRIEHANISVTDPDRSAALLAELLGWHERWSGPSMNDGRTIHIGGEDNYVSLYTNPGVSGDYRKGQPLNHIAFMVDDLDAAEEVVVRHGLEPFSHGKYEPGPRCFYFFDWDGIEFEVVSYE, from the coding sequence ATGCCCAAGGGCCGTATCGAACACGCCAATATTTCCGTCACCGATCCCGACCGCAGCGCCGCCCTGCTGGCAGAGCTGCTCGGCTGGCACGAACGCTGGAGCGGACCGTCCATGAACGATGGCCGGACGATCCATATCGGCGGCGAGGACAATTACGTCTCGCTCTACACCAATCCCGGCGTCTCCGGCGACTACCGCAAGGGCCAGCCGCTCAACCACATCGCCTTCATGGTCGACGATCTCGACGCGGCAGAAGAAGTCGTGGTGCGCCACGGGCTCGAACCCTTCAGCCACGGCAAATACGAACCCGGCCCGCGCTGCTTCTACTTCTTCGACTGGGACGGGATCGAGTTCGAGGTGGTCAGTTATGAATGA
- a CDS encoding SixA phosphatase family protein produces MKILGLLRHAKSDWGQSDKRDFDRGLNARGRKGARLIGEHIRDHGVKWNRLVASPAERVKLTLGEAAVGPEPEWDRRLYLASTETICDVIGETDDSVDALLLAGHNPGFGDMVFELVSPRNENDLFDEAKVKFPTAAFAVFELDIDSWADLQEGCGKLVHFARPRDLDAELGPEY; encoded by the coding sequence GTGAAGATCCTGGGCCTATTGCGCCATGCCAAGTCCGATTGGGGGCAGAGCGACAAGCGCGATTTCGACCGGGGCCTGAATGCGCGCGGCCGCAAGGGAGCGCGCCTGATCGGCGAACATATCCGCGATCACGGGGTGAAGTGGAACCGGCTCGTGGCAAGCCCTGCCGAGCGGGTGAAACTCACGCTTGGCGAAGCGGCCGTAGGGCCCGAGCCCGAATGGGATCGCCGCCTCTACCTCGCCTCCACCGAGACGATCTGCGACGTGATCGGCGAAACCGACGACAGCGTCGATGCCCTGCTGCTGGCAGGCCACAATCCCGGTTTCGGCGACATGGTGTTCGAACTGGTTTCACCCAGGAACGAGAACGACCTGTTCGACGAAGCGAAGGTGAAATTCCCGACCGCTGCCTTTGCGGTCTTCGAGCTCGATATCGACAGCTGGGCCGACCTGCAGGAAGGCTGCGGCAAACTGGTCCATTTCGCCCGCCCTCGCGATCTCGATGCGGAGCTTGGGCCGGAATACTAG
- a CDS encoding TonB family protein: MAAPVAPVLAQQKAENSTLNSADAGWRDAARRWSLRVASRAQQIYQLEVVRLGFEGRVEAMFRIGVDGTVRDCAVHRSSGAAELDALVCRAIAQSPPAPVNLDAGGQAQEVAVVLPVEFVMVDDLPPAEEGSETD, translated from the coding sequence GTGGCTGCGCCCGTCGCGCCTGTGCTGGCGCAGCAGAAGGCCGAAAATTCCACGCTCAACTCAGCAGATGCTGGCTGGCGGGATGCCGCCCGCAGGTGGAGCCTGCGGGTCGCGAGCCGGGCGCAGCAGATCTACCAGCTTGAAGTCGTTCGGCTGGGCTTCGAGGGCCGGGTGGAGGCGATGTTCAGGATCGGCGTCGACGGAACGGTGCGCGACTGCGCCGTGCACCGGTCGAGCGGAGCAGCCGAGCTCGACGCCCTGGTTTGCAGGGCCATAGCGCAATCGCCGCCCGCGCCCGTCAATTTGGACGCCGGAGGCCAGGCACAGGAAGTGGCCGTTGTGCTCCCGGTGGAGTTCGTCATGGTCGACGATTTGCCCCCTGCGGAAGAGGGCAGCGAAACGGACTAG